In a single window of the Rhizobium etli CFN 42 genome:
- the glgX gene encoding glycogen debranching protein GlgX: MSFSFSELDFLKPELGAEYTGSGTHFAVFSAHAEQIELCLFSPDGKDEIARLPLPKREGDIWSGYIAGIGPGTVYGYRAHGPYDPSAGHRFNPNKLLLDPYAKQVTGELQWHDALFGYRIGEDDLSFDDRDSAPFMVKGVVQDPDFDWAGEEAIRRPWPDTIIYEAHVRGLTMTHPKVPDRLRGTFLGMCSDPIIDHLIKLGVSAIELLPIQYFVDDRYLLEKRLRNYWGYQTLGFFAPQSRYLSSDKITEIKTMVKRFHAAGIEVIMDVVYNHTAEGSEKGPTLSFRGLDNASYYILSPDDPRHTFDTTGTGNTLNVANPMVMRMVLDSLRYWVGVMHIDGFRFDLASTLGRQDLEFDRQGLFFGAIRQDPILAGVKLIAEPWDIGAGGYQVGGFPHPFREWNDKFRDDVRRFWKGDGGMVSELAARITGSAPQFNHSDRGATSSINLLSAHDGFTLMDTVSFDGKHNEANGEDNRDGHSDNHSDNMGVEGATDNADINAARARRRRNMMATLMLSQGVPMILAGDELGNSQGGNNNAYCQDNETGWTGWDGLEDPFLDFCRQAVAFRKAHPVLRQERFLTGETSEDGRIEIAWYKPDGNFMDDAAWNDDGLQVLGVYFSKSVHALDTEKMDDLFLVFNAGGDCEVHLPIVNGLKQWSRVLDTGAETGAFDVHDEVNPVMVYTQSVAVFAPTGQTQPPEGATKAQRRRWFQLGRWGK; encoded by the coding sequence ATGAGCTTTTCATTTTCGGAACTCGACTTCCTCAAGCCGGAGCTGGGGGCGGAGTATACGGGTTCCGGTACTCATTTTGCCGTCTTCTCTGCGCATGCCGAACAGATCGAGCTCTGCCTGTTTTCCCCTGACGGAAAGGATGAGATCGCCCGGCTGCCCTTGCCCAAACGCGAGGGCGACATCTGGTCGGGCTATATAGCCGGTATCGGACCGGGCACCGTATACGGCTATCGCGCCCATGGCCCCTATGATCCCAGTGCCGGCCATCGCTTCAACCCGAACAAGCTGCTGCTCGACCCCTATGCCAAGCAGGTGACGGGCGAGCTGCAATGGCATGATGCGCTGTTCGGCTATCGGATCGGCGAGGACGATCTTTCCTTCGACGACCGTGACAGCGCGCCCTTCATGGTCAAGGGCGTCGTGCAGGATCCGGATTTCGACTGGGCGGGTGAAGAGGCGATCCGGCGGCCCTGGCCGGATACCATTATCTACGAGGCGCATGTGCGCGGCCTGACGATGACGCATCCGAAAGTGCCCGACCGGCTGCGCGGCACCTTTCTCGGCATGTGCAGCGATCCGATCATCGACCACCTCATCAAGCTCGGTGTCTCGGCGATCGAGCTGCTGCCGATCCAGTATTTCGTCGACGACCGCTATCTCCTGGAAAAAAGGCTAAGGAACTATTGGGGCTATCAGACGCTCGGCTTCTTCGCGCCGCAATCGCGCTATCTCTCGAGTGACAAGATCACCGAAATCAAGACCATGGTAAAGAGGTTCCATGCGGCCGGCATTGAGGTCATCATGGACGTGGTCTACAACCATACGGCCGAAGGCAGCGAGAAAGGGCCGACGCTCTCCTTCCGCGGGCTCGACAATGCGAGTTATTACATCCTCTCTCCCGATGATCCCCGCCATACCTTCGATACGACGGGAACCGGCAACACGCTGAATGTCGCCAATCCCATGGTGATGCGCATGGTGCTCGACAGCCTGCGCTATTGGGTCGGCGTCATGCATATCGACGGTTTCCGTTTCGATCTTGCCAGCACACTCGGGCGACAGGATCTGGAATTCGACCGCCAGGGGCTGTTCTTTGGCGCCATTCGCCAGGATCCGATCCTTGCCGGCGTCAAGCTGATCGCCGAGCCCTGGGATATCGGCGCGGGCGGGTATCAGGTCGGCGGTTTCCCCCATCCCTTCCGCGAGTGGAACGACAAGTTCCGCGACGACGTGCGCCGTTTCTGGAAGGGCGACGGCGGCATGGTGTCGGAGCTGGCGGCGCGCATCACCGGCTCGGCGCCGCAATTCAATCACTCCGATCGGGGCGCGACCTCCTCGATCAATCTTCTGTCGGCCCATGACGGCTTCACGCTGATGGATACGGTTTCCTTCGACGGCAAGCACAACGAGGCGAACGGCGAGGATAATCGGGACGGTCATTCGGACAATCATTCCGACAATATGGGCGTCGAGGGCGCCACCGATAATGCTGACATCAACGCGGCGCGTGCACGCCGCCGCCGCAACATGATGGCGACGCTGATGCTCTCCCAGGGTGTGCCGATGATCCTGGCCGGCGACGAGCTTGGCAACAGCCAGGGCGGCAACAACAACGCCTATTGCCAGGACAATGAGACCGGCTGGACGGGTTGGGATGGGCTCGAGGATCCCTTCCTCGATTTCTGCAGGCAGGCGGTCGCCTTCCGCAAAGCCCATCCCGTCCTGCGCCAGGAGCGGTTCCTGACCGGTGAGACCAGCGAGGACGGGCGGATCGAGATCGCCTGGTACAAGCCGGACGGCAATTTCATGGACGATGCGGCCTGGAACGACGATGGATTGCAGGTCCTCGGCGTGTACTTCTCGAAGAGCGTGCACGCACTCGATACGGAGAAGATGGATGACCTCTTCCTCGTCTTCAACGCCGGCGGTGATTGCGAAGTTCATCTGCCCATCGTGAACGGACTGAAACAGTGGTCACGGGTTCTCGACACCGGGGCTGAGACCGGTGCTTTCGACGTGCACGACGAGGTCAATCCCGTCATGGTCTATACCCAGAGCGTGGCCGTCTTCGCGCCGACAGGCCAGACCCAACCGCCGGAAGGGGCGACCAAAGCCCAGCGGCGCCGGTGGTTTCAGCTCGGCCGCTGGGGCAAATAG
- a CDS encoding SDR family NAD(P)-dependent oxidoreductase produces MTELAQMLSSIKLPDLSGKAVLITGASTGIGAAVARAFAAQGAKVGVHYNASREPAEKLGEEIRAAGGTVHLIQGDVSREGETERVVEETAKTFGHLDGLINNAGGMLGRKPTSEYTDAHYAAVMDLNARSVLAATRAAHPWLKKQGGFIINTTSIAARNGGGNGAVLYAASKGFVSTITRGHAKEFIADRIRVNAVAPGVIATPFHERYTNDEQMELQRRSIPMGFVGTSEDCVGAYLFLASPTLSGYITGQVIEVNGGQLMP; encoded by the coding sequence ATGACAGAACTTGCTCAAATGCTCTCATCCATCAAATTGCCGGATCTATCAGGCAAGGCGGTGCTGATCACGGGCGCCTCGACTGGGATTGGGGCGGCGGTTGCCCGCGCCTTTGCGGCGCAAGGCGCCAAGGTGGGCGTGCATTACAACGCCAGCCGCGAGCCGGCGGAGAAGCTCGGCGAAGAGATCCGGGCTGCTGGCGGCACGGTGCATCTGATCCAGGGCGACGTGTCGCGGGAAGGGGAGACCGAGCGTGTCGTCGAGGAGACGGCCAAGACCTTCGGCCATCTCGACGGGCTGATCAACAATGCCGGCGGCATGCTGGGGCGCAAGCCGACCTCGGAATATACCGACGCCCATTATGCCGCCGTCATGGACCTCAATGCCCGCTCGGTGCTGGCGGCGACGCGTGCCGCCCATCCCTGGTTGAAGAAGCAGGGCGGCTTCATCATCAACACCACCTCGATCGCCGCACGCAACGGCGGCGGCAATGGCGCGGTCCTCTACGCCGCCTCCAAGGGCTTCGTCTCGACGATCACGCGCGGCCATGCCAAGGAGTTCATCGCCGACAGGATCCGCGTCAACGCCGTGGCTCCGGGTGTGATCGCCACGCCCTTCCACGAGCGTTATACCAATGACGAGCAGATGGAGCTGCAACGCAGGTCGATCCCGATGGGCTTCGTCGGCACATCGGAGGATTGCGTTGGGGCCTATCTCTTCCTCGCTTCGCCGACGCTCTCGGGCTACATCACCGGCCAGGTCATCGAGGTCAACGGCGGCCAGCTGATGCCGTAA
- the pcaF gene encoding 3-oxoadipyl-CoA thiolase, translating to MTEAFICDYIRTPIGRFAGSLSGVRADDLGAIPLKALMERNGAVDWDAVDDVIFGCANQAGEDNRNVARMSVLLAGLPVAVPGTTINRLCGSGMDAVITAARAIRAGEAELMIAGGVESMSRAPFVMPKAETAFSRTAEIHDTTIGWRFINPVMKKQYGVDSMPETGENVAEDYHVSREDQDAFAVRSQAKAAAAQASGRLAKEITPVTIPQRKGDPVVVDRDEHPRATTMEALAKLATPFKKEGGTVTAGNASGVNDGAAALIVASEAAARKYGLTPIARILGGASAAVPPRVMGVGPIPASRKLMARLGMNQEQFDVIELNEAFASQGLAVLRALGIADDDQRVNRNGGAIALGHPLGMSGARITGTAALELAEARGKYSLSTMCIGVGQGIAIALERV from the coding sequence ATGACCGAAGCCTTTATCTGCGACTATATCAGGACGCCGATCGGCCGCTTCGCCGGCTCGCTCTCAGGGGTGCGCGCCGACGATCTCGGCGCCATCCCGCTGAAGGCGCTGATGGAGCGCAACGGCGCCGTCGACTGGGACGCCGTCGACGACGTTATCTTCGGCTGCGCCAACCAGGCGGGCGAGGACAATCGCAACGTCGCGCGCATGTCGGTGCTCTTGGCCGGCCTGCCGGTCGCCGTCCCCGGCACGACGATCAACCGGCTCTGCGGTTCCGGGATGGATGCGGTGATCACGGCGGCACGCGCCATCCGCGCCGGCGAGGCCGAACTGATGATCGCCGGCGGCGTCGAAAGCATGTCGCGCGCGCCCTTCGTCATGCCGAAGGCCGAGACCGCCTTTTCGCGGACGGCCGAAATCCACGACACGACGATCGGCTGGCGCTTCATCAACCCTGTGATGAAGAAGCAATATGGCGTCGATTCCATGCCGGAGACCGGCGAAAACGTCGCCGAGGATTATCATGTCAGCCGCGAGGATCAGGATGCCTTCGCGGTGCGCAGCCAGGCCAAGGCCGCCGCCGCCCAGGCGAGCGGACGATTGGCGAAGGAAATCACCCCGGTCACCATTCCGCAGCGCAAGGGCGATCCCGTCGTCGTCGACAGGGACGAACATCCGCGTGCGACGACGATGGAGGCGCTGGCGAAACTCGCGACCCCCTTCAAAAAGGAAGGCGGCACGGTCACCGCAGGCAATGCCTCCGGCGTCAATGACGGCGCGGCCGCGCTGATCGTCGCTTCGGAAGCGGCGGCGCGGAAATACGGCCTGACGCCGATCGCCCGTATCCTCGGCGGCGCCTCCGCCGCCGTTCCGCCTCGCGTCATGGGCGTCGGCCCGATTCCCGCCTCGCGCAAGCTGATGGCCCGGCTCGGCATGAACCAGGAACAATTCGACGTCATCGAACTCAACGAGGCGTTTGCCAGCCAGGGCCTGGCGGTGCTGCGCGCGCTCGGCATTGCCGATGACGATCAGCGGGTCAACCGCAATGGCGGCGCCATTGCCCTCGGCCATCCCTTGGGCATGTCGGGCGCCCGCATTACCGGCACGGCAGCGCTGGAGCTTGCCGAAGCCCGCGGAAAATACTCGCTGTCGACGATGTGCATTGGCGTCGGGCAGGGGATCGCAATCGCACTGGAAAGGGTTTGA
- a CDS encoding GNAT family N-acetyltransferase → MLIRPANNEDRSAIWRIIGPTIRAGETYALDRDLSEADALAYWMGPDRETFVAEEGGVILGTYYIKANQAGGGRHVCNCGYMTDAAAASRGVARRMHEHSLAHARARGFRAMQFNFVVSSNRRAVELWQSLGFDIVGRLPGVFLHPTQGYVDALVMFRNL, encoded by the coding sequence ATGCTGATCCGACCTGCAAACAACGAGGACCGAAGTGCCATCTGGCGGATCATCGGCCCGACGATCCGTGCCGGCGAGACCTATGCGCTCGACCGCGATCTCTCGGAAGCCGATGCGCTCGCCTACTGGATGGGGCCGGACCGCGAGACCTTCGTCGCCGAAGAGGGCGGCGTCATCCTCGGCACCTATTATATCAAGGCCAATCAGGCCGGCGGCGGGCGCCATGTCTGCAATTGCGGCTACATGACCGATGCCGCCGCGGCTAGCCGCGGCGTCGCCCGCCGAATGCATGAGCATTCGCTGGCGCACGCCCGCGCGCGGGGCTTTCGCGCCATGCAGTTCAACTTCGTAGTCAGCAGCAATCGCCGCGCCGTCGAGCTGTGGCAATCCCTCGGCTTCGACATCGTCGGCCGGCTGCCTGGCGTTTTCCTTCATCCCACGCAGGGTTACGTCGACGCCTTGGTGATGTTCCGCAATCTCTGA
- a CDS encoding 3-oxoacid CoA-transferase subunit A has protein sequence MDKTIGSTAEAVSEIGDGAIVMIGGFGGSGAPIELIHALIDKGPRNLTVINNNAGNGRIGIAAMIDAGMVRKMICSFPRSSDPRAFTEKYLAGAIELELVPQGTLAERIRAGGAGIPAFYTPTGYGTELAEGKVVAEFDGRHYVQERWLKADFAIVKAAVGDIHGNLTYNKAGRNFNPLMCMAAAKTIAQVSSIVPAGGIDPEHVVTPGIFVDRVVAVADPQQEEELIRAGVAYA, from the coding sequence ATGGACAAGACAATCGGGAGCACGGCGGAGGCCGTCTCCGAGATCGGTGACGGCGCGATCGTCATGATCGGTGGTTTCGGCGGTTCTGGCGCGCCGATCGAATTGATCCACGCGCTGATCGACAAAGGCCCTAGAAATCTCACCGTGATCAACAACAATGCAGGCAACGGCCGCATCGGGATTGCTGCGATGATCGATGCCGGAATGGTCAGGAAGATGATCTGCTCGTTTCCGCGCTCGTCCGATCCGCGCGCCTTCACCGAAAAGTATCTCGCCGGGGCAATCGAGCTTGAGCTCGTGCCGCAGGGGACGCTTGCCGAGCGCATCCGCGCCGGCGGCGCCGGCATTCCGGCCTTCTACACGCCGACCGGCTATGGAACGGAACTTGCCGAAGGCAAGGTCGTCGCCGAATTCGACGGCCGCCATTATGTGCAGGAGCGCTGGCTGAAAGCCGACTTCGCAATCGTCAAGGCTGCGGTGGGGGATATCCACGGCAACCTCACCTACAACAAGGCCGGCCGCAACTTCAATCCGCTGATGTGCATGGCGGCAGCGAAGACGATCGCCCAGGTCTCGTCGATCGTGCCGGCCGGCGGCATCGATCCCGAGCATGTGGTGACACCCGGCATCTTCGTCGACCGTGTCGTCGCCGTTGCCGATCCCCAGCAAGAAGAAGAGCTCATTCGAGCCGGAGTGGCTTACGCATGA
- a CDS encoding MFS transporter, with translation MSVSYRWVIVAVGALMSCVAIGAMFSLAIFQEPIATATGWSHVGIASAMTLNFIVMGFGGFLWGAASDRFGPRIVVLIGSALLGLALVLASRAGTLIEFQLTYGLLVGLAASAFFAPMIAATTAWFDVNRGLAVSLVSAGMGVAPMTISPFARWLISAYEWRPAMLIIGIATWVLLVPAALLVRRPPAESVDAGTEFAAEGARPQLSKVFRSPQFIVLGLTFFACCAAHSGPIFHMVNYATICGVAPMAAVSIYSVEGLAGLGGRLLYGSLADRIGVKPVLVAGLLVQAAALATYLLVSELTEFYALAVVFGSAYGGVMPLYAVLAREYFGQRIIGTVLGAATMLSSLGMAFGPLIGGWIFDTFANYSWLFIGSAMVGLGAAAIALAFPPLARREPQPAFGVSS, from the coding sequence ATGAGTGTTTCCTATCGTTGGGTCATCGTCGCCGTCGGCGCTTTGATGTCGTGTGTTGCCATCGGCGCGATGTTCTCGCTGGCGATTTTCCAGGAACCGATCGCGACTGCGACCGGCTGGTCGCATGTCGGCATTGCCAGCGCGATGACGCTGAATTTCATCGTCATGGGCTTCGGCGGCTTTCTCTGGGGGGCGGCCAGCGACCGCTTCGGCCCCCGCATCGTCGTGCTGATCGGCTCCGCACTGCTTGGCTTGGCGCTGGTTCTGGCGAGCCGGGCCGGGACGCTGATAGAATTCCAGCTGACCTACGGCCTCCTCGTCGGACTGGCCGCCAGCGCTTTCTTCGCGCCGATGATCGCGGCGACGACTGCCTGGTTCGATGTGAACCGCGGGCTTGCCGTGTCGCTCGTCTCCGCCGGCATGGGGGTGGCGCCGATGACGATTTCGCCTTTCGCCCGCTGGCTGATCTCGGCCTATGAATGGCGCCCCGCCATGCTGATCATCGGCATTGCCACCTGGGTGCTGCTGGTGCCTGCCGCCCTGCTGGTCCGGCGCCCGCCTGCCGAGAGCGTCGATGCCGGCACCGAGTTTGCCGCGGAGGGCGCCCGGCCGCAGCTGTCGAAAGTCTTCCGCTCGCCGCAATTCATCGTGCTCGGCCTCACCTTCTTTGCCTGCTGTGCGGCGCATTCCGGCCCGATCTTCCACATGGTAAATTATGCGACGATCTGCGGCGTCGCACCGATGGCGGCCGTCAGCATCTACAGTGTCGAAGGCCTGGCGGGCCTTGGCGGTCGGCTGCTCTATGGCAGCCTCGCCGACCGGATCGGCGTGAAGCCGGTGCTCGTTGCCGGCCTGCTGGTGCAGGCGGCGGCGCTCGCGACCTATCTCCTGGTCAGCGAATTGACGGAGTTCTATGCGCTCGCCGTCGTCTTCGGGAGTGCCTATGGCGGCGTGATGCCGCTCTATGCGGTGCTGGCGCGGGAATATTTCGGCCAGCGCATCATCGGCACTGTCCTTGGCGCGGCGACTATGCTCTCCAGCCTCGGCATGGCCTTCGGCCCTCTCATCGGCGGCTGGATATTCGATACTTTCGCCAATTATTCCTGGCTGTTCATCGGCTCGGCCATGGTCGGACTCGGCGCGGCGGCGATCGCGCTTGCTTTTCCGCCTCTTGCCAGGCGGGAGCCGCAGCCGGCTTTCGGTGTGTCTTCCTAA
- a CDS encoding CoA transferase subunit B: MTVNTREDIKLSNAQIAWRAAQDIADGAYVNLGIGFPEMVARYQPPGREAIFHTENGILNFGEPPAEGEEDWDLINAGKKAVTLKPGAAFFHHADSFAMVRGGHLDVAILGAYQVAENGDLANWRVGSKGVPAVGGAMDLVHGAKQVCVITEHVTKTGEPKLVEKCTFPLTGVACITRVYTSHAVIDIVDGRFVLREKLAAMSQEELQAMTGARLHVEEPIGDLVVPKI, translated from the coding sequence ATGACGGTCAACACTCGCGAAGACATCAAACTGTCGAATGCGCAGATCGCCTGGCGCGCTGCGCAGGACATTGCCGACGGCGCCTACGTGAACCTCGGCATCGGCTTTCCCGAAATGGTCGCCCGTTATCAGCCGCCCGGCCGCGAAGCGATCTTCCACACCGAAAACGGCATATTGAATTTCGGCGAGCCGCCGGCCGAAGGCGAGGAGGATTGGGATCTCATCAATGCCGGCAAGAAGGCGGTGACGCTGAAACCGGGTGCCGCCTTCTTCCATCACGCCGACAGTTTCGCCATGGTGCGCGGCGGCCATCTCGATGTCGCCATCCTCGGCGCCTATCAGGTCGCAGAGAATGGCGACCTCGCCAACTGGCGGGTGGGCAGCAAGGGCGTGCCGGCCGTCGGCGGCGCCATGGATCTCGTGCACGGCGCAAAGCAGGTCTGCGTCATCACCGAGCACGTCACCAAGACGGGCGAGCCGAAGCTCGTGGAAAAATGCACCTTTCCGCTGACCGGTGTCGCCTGCATCACCCGCGTCTATACGAGCCATGCAGTCATCGACATCGTCGACGGGCGCTTCGTCCTGCGCGAGAAGCTTGCCGCCATGTCGCAGGAGGAGCTGCAGGCAATGACCGGTGCGCGGTTGCATGTCGAGGAGCCGATCGGCGACCTCGTCGTGCCGAAAATCTGA
- a CDS encoding IclR family transcriptional regulator domain-containing protein — protein MRETDFVSGFARGLKVIEAFGETRQRLSIAEASKLTALDRATVRRSLLTLAELGYADYDGKFFTLTPKILRLGHAYLAATPLPALLQPHLDHLSEKAGQSASASVLDGTEIVYIARASQRRVMSINLTPGSRLPAYCASMGRVLLAALPESEARAVLARSELKQNTANTKTDPEELIAEFRRVRAEGYALIDQELEIGLCSIAVPVENDRGETVAAINIGAPAALVPASEMKERYLKLLTETQAALRPLLRR, from the coding sequence ATGCGTGAAACTGATTTTGTCAGCGGCTTTGCCCGCGGCCTGAAGGTCATCGAAGCCTTCGGCGAAACGCGCCAGCGGCTTTCGATCGCCGAGGCTTCGAAGCTGACGGCGCTTGATCGCGCCACGGTGCGCCGCTCGCTATTGACGCTCGCCGAGCTCGGCTATGCCGATTATGACGGCAAGTTCTTCACGCTGACGCCGAAGATCCTCAGGCTTGGCCATGCCTATCTCGCAGCGACGCCGCTTCCGGCGCTGTTGCAGCCGCATCTCGATCATCTCTCGGAAAAGGCCGGCCAGAGCGCCTCAGCCTCGGTGCTGGACGGCACCGAAATCGTCTATATCGCCCGCGCCTCGCAACGCCGGGTCATGTCGATCAATCTCACCCCCGGCAGCCGCCTGCCCGCTTATTGCGCCTCGATGGGCCGGGTGCTGCTTGCGGCGCTTCCCGAGAGCGAGGCGCGCGCCGTCCTTGCCCGCAGCGAGCTGAAGCAAAACACCGCGAATACCAAGACCGATCCAGAGGAACTCATCGCCGAATTCCGCCGCGTGCGCGCTGAGGGTTACGCCCTCATCGATCAGGAGCTGGAAATCGGTCTCTGCTCCATTGCCGTGCCTGTTGAAAACGATCGCGGCGAAACGGTCGCGGCAATCAATATCGGCGCGCCGGCCGCCCTCGTCCCGGCATCCGAGATGAAGGAGCGCTATCTCAAGCTGCTAACGGAAACGCAGGCGGCCTTGCGGCCGCTGCTGCGCCGCTGA
- a CDS encoding transglutaminase domain-containing protein, which produces MNVEILSNHREHNDRAQHRDLRHYAKHSLFSAPGRHSALLDMLPSDPSGVARTVQALLIYEHAADPLYGYKVPEERRAESHIRPIEKMVDALLALDDRPLSCARAPGKRLVGICRHYMLLSIAILRHHGVPARGRGGFGAYFNPGKFEDHWVCEYWSASDGRWALLDSQLDEVFIRKLGIGFDIHDVPRDQFLTASDAWRRCRTGELDPNLFGIEFAQLRGLWFIAGNLIRDLATLNGREVLPWDVWGSQPAPNSTLSDSELDFFDEIALLTADPDADFDGLNRRFFEDTRLRLPGSVFNSLRERHERVLEG; this is translated from the coding sequence ATGAACGTCGAAATCCTTTCCAACCATCGCGAGCACAACGACCGCGCTCAACATCGCGATCTTCGACATTATGCGAAGCATTCACTCTTCAGCGCGCCCGGGCGCCATTCCGCACTCCTCGATATGCTGCCGTCCGATCCATCGGGGGTCGCCCGCACGGTGCAGGCTCTGCTGATCTACGAACACGCCGCAGACCCACTCTATGGTTACAAGGTTCCCGAAGAGCGCCGCGCCGAAAGCCATATCCGTCCTATCGAGAAGATGGTTGATGCATTGCTGGCGCTTGACGATCGTCCGCTCTCCTGTGCCCGGGCGCCCGGGAAGCGCCTGGTCGGCATTTGCCGCCACTACATGTTGCTGTCCATCGCAATCCTTCGCCACCACGGCGTTCCCGCTCGAGGCCGGGGAGGGTTCGGCGCCTACTTTAATCCCGGCAAATTCGAAGATCACTGGGTTTGTGAATACTGGAGCGCGAGTGATGGACGCTGGGCGCTGCTGGACAGCCAGCTCGACGAGGTTTTCATCCGCAAGCTCGGAATTGGCTTCGACATCCATGACGTTCCACGCGACCAATTCTTGACCGCGTCCGACGCCTGGCGCAGATGCCGCACCGGAGAACTCGATCCGAACTTGTTCGGCATCGAGTTCGCGCAGCTTCGTGGTCTGTGGTTCATCGCCGGAAACCTGATCCGCGACCTCGCCACCCTCAACGGTCGCGAAGTCCTGCCCTGGGACGTTTGGGGTTCACAACCCGCACCCAATTCAACGCTTTCGGACTCCGAACTGGATTTCTTTGACGAGATCGCCTTGCTTACGGCCGATCCGGATGCAGACTTCGACGGGTTGAACCGGCGTTTTTTCGAAGATACGAGATTAAGGCTGCCCGGAAGCGTCTTCAACTCATTGCGCGAGCGTCATGAAAGAGTGTTAGAGGGCTGA
- a CDS encoding acyltransferase family protein, producing the protein MTDLERGYSSPAIHSADTSIIGRSRYYTLDAMRGFAAICVVATHFQERHAPSAYLAVDFFFVLSGFIIADIYGRRLSHGLPFQSFMKARIKRLYPLYLIGVLVGLTQIILLTSWGLRVQSDIDLLVSTATNTFFLPSPMYFLQAHPMQGMFPINGPAWSMFWELLVNIVFALWLFRLPVRALCGVAVVSAAFLVLVGANYGMLNIGWEWPSAVGGLPRVMFSFTAGVVICRLFNGASAWRRGWAAMAPCLLLLICIAAPVPVALRPYYDLIFAIALAPLIVTLGLFLEMPAKAERLATWIGYISYPVYILHRGVIGVFKPFAGSIGLNGAFAFLVLLGAVTCFAYVTARLVDRATAIQARRAV; encoded by the coding sequence ATGACTGATCTTGAGCGCGGCTACTCGTCACCGGCGATCCACAGTGCAGACACTTCGATCATTGGCCGCAGCCGCTACTATACTCTCGATGCGATGCGCGGGTTTGCCGCTATATGTGTTGTTGCCACACACTTCCAGGAGAGACACGCACCATCAGCTTATCTGGCGGTCGACTTTTTCTTCGTTCTCAGCGGGTTCATCATTGCCGACATTTACGGGAGACGGCTTTCGCACGGTCTGCCATTCCAGTCATTCATGAAAGCCCGCATCAAACGCCTTTATCCGCTCTATTTGATCGGCGTCCTCGTCGGTCTCACACAGATCATTTTGCTGACGAGTTGGGGACTGCGGGTTCAGAGCGACATTGATCTTCTGGTGTCGACGGCGACGAACACGTTCTTTCTACCTAGTCCGATGTATTTCCTGCAAGCGCATCCAATGCAAGGGATGTTTCCGATCAACGGCCCGGCATGGTCGATGTTTTGGGAATTGCTGGTCAACATAGTCTTCGCACTGTGGCTTTTCCGGCTCCCTGTCCGTGCCCTCTGCGGAGTTGCCGTCGTCTCAGCTGCATTCTTGGTTTTGGTCGGTGCGAACTACGGTATGTTGAATATTGGCTGGGAGTGGCCATCAGCAGTAGGTGGACTGCCGAGGGTGATGTTTTCATTTACCGCAGGTGTTGTCATCTGCCGTCTATTCAACGGCGCATCTGCATGGAGGAGAGGCTGGGCGGCGATGGCGCCATGCCTCCTTTTGCTGATCTGCATCGCAGCCCCGGTTCCGGTCGCGTTGCGGCCATACTACGATCTGATCTTCGCGATTGCCTTGGCGCCGCTCATCGTAACGCTCGGTCTCTTTCTGGAGATGCCTGCAAAAGCAGAAAGGCTAGCGACGTGGATCGGATATATCTCCTATCCCGTCTACATCTTGCATCGAGGTGTGATTGGTGTTTTCAAGCCGTTCGCGGGTTCGATCGGTTTGAATGGCGCTTTCGCATTCCTGGTACTTCTCGGCGCGGTCACGTGTTTCGCTTATGTGACCGCACGTCTCGTAGACAGAGCAACGGCTATACAAGCGCGCCGCGCCGTATAG